GTATTTACTTTCTTGCTGCCGCAACTCCGCTGGTGTTTCTACCTTTTCACTTGCGAGTTTTTTATGCATGGCGTATTCATCGATTGCTAAACCAAAATCTTTTTGCTGCATGCTTTTTTGTGCATTCAGTTGCTGCTCCTGCTTATCGATATCAACAAGGTTTTTTTGAAGATAAGCTTTCTTTTTTACATCCAAACCATCGTTTATTGAAGATTTGTACAACAAATACTCCTGGAAAAAAACCTGGTAGGCCGATTGCAATTCGCCGAACTGAGAATTGTCAGCCTGGTTAAAAAGTATATTGCTTATCGGTTTATTTTCTAAAACATGTTTTTGAAGACTATTCAGATTTGTCAGCAGATTTAATATTTTTCCATGATCAGCTGTACTTTCTATATAAGCCAATGGTTGCCCGGCAGCAACGTACTCATTTTCCTTTACCAGTAACTTAACCAGTTTCCCCTGTATTTTTGCCACAATTGGTTTAGGCGAATTTGGCGAATAAATGGTTAAGGACGCATTTACGATGTCGGGATAACGGATAAAGGCAGATAGCCCCACTAATAAAACCAGCAGGGCAAAAAATAACGTTATACCCCAACGAAGTATCCACGAAGGCACAGTTGTAATGATGTCCTGCATATCGTCGGTGTGGCGAACCTCCTGACCATTTTCTATAACTGAAACCGGCATATTATGTCCCTAACTCTAATTGGTTTTTAACTAATTTATAATAATCGCCTTTTAGCGCTGTCAACTCCTGATGCGTACCCTGCTCAATGATACGGCCTTTGTCGAGTACAATTATATTGTCTGCGTGGCTAACCGTACTTAAGCGGTGCGCCACAACGATCACCGTTCGTCCTGCAAAAAACTCCTGCAGGTTATTCATAATTACCCGCTCATTATTGGCGTCGAGGGCGTTGGTTGCCTCATCAAAAAAGATGTATTCGGGATTTTTATAAACGGCCCTGGCTATCAGTATGCGCTGGCGCTGCCCCTGGCTTATGCCATTACCCTCGGCACCTATCCTCGTATTCAGGCCCAAAGGCAACCCGTCGATAAAGTCCTGTATGTTAGCTACTTTAATGGCATGGCGCAGTTTTATTTTGTCCGGGTAATCATCGCCTACGGCAATGTTTCTTTCTATGGAATCCGAAAAAATAAAGCCATCCTGCATTACTACCCCGCACTGGCCACGCCAGGTTTTAAAACCGATATTATTTAGTGATTGCTCGCCAACCTTTATCTCTCCTTTTTCAGGAAGGTAAAACCTAAGCAGTAATTTTAAAATCGTCGTTTTACCACTCCCGCTCATGCCTACAATGGCTGTTGTTTTACCCTGGGAAATGTGCAGGTCAATATGCTCTAAAACAGGTTCGTTACCGGCGCCGGGATAGCGAAAAGTAACAGCATTTAGGCTGATGCTCCTGTTTTCGGGCAGGGTGTGGTTCCATTCCTTGCCCGCTGGTTCTTCATCATCCATCTGGTGGATCTCGTTTAAACGTTCCAGGCTTATCTTAGCATCCTGGTAGCCCTGTATAAACCCTAAAAATTGCTGTATCGGGCTGTTTAGTTGCCCGATAATATACTGCACAGCCATCATCGCTCCCAGCGTAAGATTACCGTCAATAACTGCTTTAGCACTTAAAAAGGTGATCAGTAAGTTCGTTCCTTCGTTAATAAAGGTAGAACCGCCCTGCTGGTACTGGTTCAGCGCCAGGTTCTTGACGTTGAATTTAAAAAGGCGGGCCTGTATATGCTCCCATTCCCAGCGTTTTTGCTGTTCGCAATTGTTTAGCTTTATCTCCTGCATGCCGCTTACCAATTGTACTATACTGCTTTGGTTCCTGGCCGATACTTCGAAGCTTTTATAATTGAGCACCCTGCGGCGTTTTAAAAATATGAGTATCCAGCTGGTGTATAATATACTGCTTACAACAAATACGAAGAAAATAGCGACGTTATAATATGCCAGTACAACTGAAAACACAAGCAGATTGAACAAAGAAAAAACGGTGCTGAGGGTAGAACCCGTCAGAAAGCTTTCTATCTTTTTCTGGTCGTTCATTCGCTGCATAATATCGCCGGTCATTTTAGTATCGAAGAAGTTCATCGGCAGCTTCATCAGCTTGATGAGAAAATCCGTGAGGATTGATATGTTAACCCGTGTACTGATATGCAGCAATATCCACGAGCGGATAAACTCGACACTTACACGCCCGATTATGAGCATGCTTTGAGCGATCAGAATAATATAAATGAAATTAAGGTTACGCGTGTTGATGCCAATATCGACCACCGACTGGGTTAAAAATGGTGTGATTAGTTGTAGTACGCTGCCTATACCCAAACCGAACAGCAATTGTATAACCAATTTACGATAGGTGATAAGATAACGCAGCAGGAACGACCAGCGCACCTCGCTCCCTTTTTCGTCATCCTGCTCGTAAAATTGAGGAGTAGGGCTTAGCAGCAGGGCAACCCCCATATCTTCGTCGCTTACAAAAGCCCGCTTAAAATCAGGCCCTTCCAGCATTTGCAAGCCGCTCGCCGGGTCGGCCAGGTAATATTTGTCACCTTTGATCTTATATAATACTACAAAATGGTTTTGGCGCCAATGCAGGATACAGGGTAACTCGGCCTGTTTTAATTGATCGGCAGTCAATTTTACGCCAAGCGAACGGAACCCGATCTTTTCGGATGCGTCGCTCAGCCCCAGCAAGGATATACCCTCGCGGTTAAAACCGCAAAGCTCGCTTAAAGTGCGCAGATTGAAATTGCGGCCATAATGTTTGGCCACCATACGCAGGCATGACGGACCGCAGTCCATACCGTCCAATTGTCTATAAAGGTTAAAGGCCATCTACCACGATTTTGGAGTTTTTGATATTATAAATTTTTGAAGGGCTAATGGCGAAGCTACCTGGTATTTTAATCAGGTTGTTTTTTGGCGTATAACTCTTTTTTAAACTTATCAAATGGTATAAAAGTATTTCATACTTACCGCGATAGTACAGTTTCCCGTTTTCCCATTTCAATTTGCCAGGAACACCTTCAATAATGTGCAGGTCAAAATAAGATTTAATGTATCCGGCCCCTTCCAATCTTTTTACCACATGCATCATACTCTCAATTTCAGTATTGACATCAAGGTACGATTTGCCATCCGTAAAATCGTCATGAGCGAAATTGGTTTCGTCGAAACAATAATGCTTATCGTTGCTGAAGACTTTTTTAAAGTCTTTACTATGGGTAAAAAGGGTATTTGTTTTTTCCGTATTTTTAAATAACAAAAAACATCCGGGCAGCCAATCGGGCCTGACACTCACCAGGTCGTAACTACTTAATAGTTCATCAGTCATAAAAGTGCGGATATCGCCGAAGATGATGTCAAGGTCGATATGGCCCCACCAATCATAACCTTTTAGTATATCTGAAAATATAATTCCGTATGCCGGCTTAAAATCACAAAGTTTGTACCCGTAAGATATACACACAGGGAACCCTAGTCTTTCGGTAGCCAGGATGCTTATTTCATCAAGCGTTTTATAGATCAGGTTTACATTTTTGGGCAAGGGTTTGCAAAAATCGATGTTGTCGGTAATAATAAAGAAATCAACTGTTGGGTTGTATTTGCATGAGTAAACAAAATAGTCAAAATACCAGGGCAGTTTACCGAAGTAGCAGACGAGCAAGGCGAGGCTTTTATCCGGTTTCATAGTCAAAAGCTAAATTTTATTCAACATTAAGGTTAAATTTCGTTCCAGTAAATCCGCATCAATAATATAGTCGCCTTCAAAATAATCCTCTCTTCCAGAAGTTTGACAAACCTGGTGGTAATAGTTAATGTCCAAGGCATGTGCCATATACCAAAACAAGGGGCTTGGATGATCAAAGTCGTTTATTTTGC
Above is a window of Mucilaginibacter ginsenosidivorans DNA encoding:
- a CDS encoding DUF6625 family protein, producing MKPDKSLALLVCYFGKLPWYFDYFVYSCKYNPTVDFFIITDNIDFCKPLPKNVNLIYKTLDEISILATERLGFPVCISYGYKLCDFKPAYGIIFSDILKGYDWWGHIDLDIIFGDIRTFMTDELLSSYDLVSVRPDWLPGCFLLFKNTEKTNTLFTHSKDFKKVFSNDKHYCFDETNFAHDDFTDGKSYLDVNTEIESMMHVVKRLEGAGYIKSYFDLHIIEGVPGKLKWENGKLYYRGKYEILLYHLISLKKSYTPKNNLIKIPGSFAISPSKIYNIKNSKIVVDGL
- a CDS encoding peptidase domain-containing ABC transporter; translation: MAFNLYRQLDGMDCGPSCLRMVAKHYGRNFNLRTLSELCGFNREGISLLGLSDASEKIGFRSLGVKLTADQLKQAELPCILHWRQNHFVVLYKIKGDKYYLADPASGLQMLEGPDFKRAFVSDEDMGVALLLSPTPQFYEQDDEKGSEVRWSFLLRYLITYRKLVIQLLFGLGIGSVLQLITPFLTQSVVDIGINTRNLNFIYIILIAQSMLIIGRVSVEFIRSWILLHISTRVNISILTDFLIKLMKLPMNFFDTKMTGDIMQRMNDQKKIESFLTGSTLSTVFSLFNLLVFSVVLAYYNVAIFFVFVVSSILYTSWILIFLKRRRVLNYKSFEVSARNQSSIVQLVSGMQEIKLNNCEQQKRWEWEHIQARLFKFNVKNLALNQYQQGGSTFINEGTNLLITFLSAKAVIDGNLTLGAMMAVQYIIGQLNSPIQQFLGFIQGYQDAKISLERLNEIHQMDDEEPAGKEWNHTLPENRSISLNAVTFRYPGAGNEPVLEHIDLHISQGKTTAIVGMSGSGKTTILKLLLRFYLPEKGEIKVGEQSLNNIGFKTWRGQCGVVMQDGFIFSDSIERNIAVGDDYPDKIKLRHAIKVANIQDFIDGLPLGLNTRIGAEGNGISQGQRQRILIARAVYKNPEYIFFDEATNALDANNERVIMNNLQEFFAGRTVIVVAHRLSTVSHADNIIVLDKGRIIEQGTHQELTALKGDYYKLVKNQLELGT
- a CDS encoding HlyD family secretion protein, coding for MPVSVIENGQEVRHTDDMQDIITTVPSWILRWGITLFFALLVLLVGLSAFIRYPDIVNASLTIYSPNSPKPIVAKIQGKLVKLLVKENEYVAAGQPLAYIESTADHGKILNLLTNLNSLQKHVLENKPISNILFNQADNSQFGELQSAYQVFFQEYLLYKSSINDGLDVKKKAYLQKNLVDIDKQEQQLNAQKSMQQKDFGLAIDEYAMHKKLASEKVETPAELRQQESKYLAKKAPLIQTESALISLNNDYLAKQKEILELDNEIEQEKFKFIQALNSLISQVEDWKSKYVLTASQPGKLAFANIVQENEVINANQQIFYINPENEQFFGQMAIPQNSMGKVKEGQQVLIKLHSYPFEEYGMLRGRISNISDIPYKDSVFLSRVDFKINKTSDMKRSIHLKQGMLADAEIVTQDATILQRISRNIIKVINNK